Proteins encoded together in one Desulfosporosinus meridiei DSM 13257 window:
- the hcp gene encoding hydroxylamine reductase, giving the protein MSMFCYQCQETAKGTGCTIKGVCGKTENVANLQDLLIYTLKGIALYAVQAREINLVRPDIDKFIMESLFSTITNANFDKSRFVERIQEGLALRDGLKQEIIKAGGTIPANLHDAATWTEEADQFETKAAVIGILATANEDLRSLRELLTYGLKGMAAYAEHAYTLEYQETGIFAFIEKALAATLDDTLEAGDLVALVLEAGKFGVDVMALLDKANTTTYGNPELTKVNIGVRNNPAILISGHDLKDLEELLIQTEGTGVDVYTHGEMLPAHYYPAFKKYDHFVGNYGNAWYKQDKEFDSFNGPVFLTTNCLVPPKESYKDRVYTTGVVGFEGVKHIPDRAEGKAKDFSALIAHAKSCPSPTEIETGEIVGGFAHNQVMALADKVVDAVKSGAIKRFFVMAGCDGRMKSRDYYTDFAKALPQDTVILTAGCAKYKYNKLNLGDIGGIPRVLDAGQCNDSYSLAVIALKLKEVFGLDDVNKLPISYNIAWYEQKAVIVLLALLYLGVKNIHLGPTLPGFLSPNVVKVLVENFGIAGISSVEEDVKMFMA; this is encoded by the coding sequence ATGAGTATGTTTTGTTATCAGTGTCAGGAAACAGCAAAGGGAACCGGTTGTACAATTAAAGGAGTCTGCGGGAAAACTGAGAATGTTGCTAACTTACAAGATCTTTTGATTTACACCTTGAAAGGAATAGCCCTTTATGCTGTTCAAGCCAGAGAAATTAATCTTGTCCGACCGGATATTGATAAATTCATCATGGAAAGCCTCTTTAGCACTATTACCAATGCAAACTTTGATAAAAGTCGTTTTGTAGAACGAATCCAAGAGGGTCTTGCCTTACGTGATGGACTAAAACAAGAGATTATCAAAGCCGGTGGTACTATTCCGGCGAATCTGCACGATGCGGCAACTTGGACTGAGGAGGCAGATCAATTTGAGACCAAGGCTGCAGTAATTGGAATTTTAGCAACGGCAAATGAAGACCTTCGATCACTCCGCGAGTTGCTTACCTATGGACTAAAAGGGATGGCCGCCTATGCTGAGCATGCCTATACACTCGAGTATCAAGAGACTGGTATTTTTGCTTTCATTGAAAAAGCCTTGGCAGCTACCCTTGATGATACACTTGAAGCTGGTGACCTAGTGGCCCTCGTCTTAGAAGCTGGAAAATTCGGTGTCGATGTCATGGCTCTCTTAGATAAAGCCAATACAACCACTTACGGAAATCCTGAGCTCACAAAAGTCAATATCGGAGTCAGAAACAACCCAGCTATCCTCATTAGCGGCCATGACTTGAAGGACCTCGAAGAATTACTGATACAAACGGAAGGAACCGGAGTTGACGTTTATACCCATGGAGAAATGCTCCCAGCCCATTACTATCCGGCCTTTAAGAAGTATGATCACTTTGTAGGCAATTACGGAAATGCCTGGTATAAGCAAGACAAAGAATTTGACTCTTTTAACGGACCGGTCTTCTTGACTACCAACTGTCTTGTTCCTCCGAAGGAATCTTACAAGGATCGAGTCTATACTACCGGAGTTGTGGGATTTGAAGGAGTTAAGCATATCCCTGATCGTGCTGAAGGAAAGGCCAAAGATTTTTCAGCTTTGATTGCCCATGCCAAGAGCTGTCCGTCACCAACAGAAATTGAAACCGGAGAAATTGTTGGAGGATTTGCCCACAATCAAGTAATGGCTCTGGCAGATAAAGTTGTCGATGCAGTAAAATCCGGAGCTATTAAGCGGTTTTTCGTTATGGCTGGTTGTGACGGACGCATGAAGAGCAGAGACTACTATACGGATTTTGCTAAGGCCCTGCCTCAAGACACTGTAATCCTAACAGCAGGATGTGCGAAATATAAATACAATAAATTAAACCTTGGTGACATCGGAGGTATTCCAAGAGTACTTGATGCCGGACAATGTAATGACTCTTACTCTTTAGCAGTAATTGCCTTAAAACTAAAAGAAGTATTTGGCCTCGACGATGTCAACAAACTACCAATTTCCTATAACATTGCCTGGTATGAGCAAAAAGCTGTCATAGTGCTGTTAGCTTTACTCTACTTAGGTGTAAAGAACATTCACCTAGGACCAACCCTGCCTGGTTTCTTGTCTCCGAATGTGGTTAAAGTTTTGGTAGAAAACTTTGGCATAGCAGGAATCTCCAGCGTTGAAGAGGATGTTAAGATGTTTATGGCTTAA
- a CDS encoding gamma carbonic anhydrase family protein: protein MIEDQKKPQIADNVYLAEGCKVIGDVHIGERSSVWYNSVIRGDLSKISIGKCSNIQDLVAIHVSKNQPVTIEDYVTIGHSAILHGCTIRKGSLVGMGAIVLDGAVLNEETSVAAGTLVPGNKTYPPRVMLMGVPARVVRDLTENEILAMREAAERYVAKTESALNQK, encoded by the coding sequence ATGATAGAAGATCAAAAAAAACCTCAAATAGCTGACAATGTCTATCTTGCTGAGGGCTGTAAAGTGATCGGAGATGTCCATATTGGTGAGCGATCCAGTGTTTGGTATAACTCCGTCATTCGAGGTGACCTGTCGAAAATCAGCATTGGCAAATGTTCCAATATCCAGGATTTAGTTGCCATTCACGTCAGTAAAAATCAACCCGTAACCATTGAGGACTATGTTACAATCGGTCATTCAGCCATTCTCCACGGCTGCACGATCCGCAAAGGATCTCTGGTTGGCATGGGAGCCATTGTTCTTGATGGTGCTGTTCTCAATGAGGAAACATCTGTTGCTGCCGGAACCCTTGTTCCCGGCAATAAGACTTATCCTCCCCGGGTAATGCTGATGGGAGTTCCGGCAAGAGTAGTAAGAGATCTTACGGAAAATGAGATATTAGCCATGCGTGAAGCAGCAGAACGTTATGTCGCTAAGACTGAATCTGCTCTGAATCAGAAATAA
- a CDS encoding diguanylate cyclase domain-containing protein, giving the protein MIERDFQRQLFDKELRVLEQALFDIADGKYEGNEFLTDYKLIVANYEKLLTFTRRIFKISDIQAHNLLQRENEIKNILNNAGQGFLTFGQDLIINREYSVECEKIFGFKISRLNILDLLRSEDEEQNALFAEVFRTVLESTEHEILHQTISKLPKVIKREDQYLSIELKPIPPSYEDDNLLCMLILTDVTEKHKAQEQVAFLSFHDKLTSLYNRAYIDTWLEELQMEDTFPLSVIMADLNGLKLSNDVFGHIQGDELLIRLAKVLLQCTRKTDIVARWGGDEFLILLPSTDSQACEKVAERIIASCNQQEGLPTELSVSLGMATQKKFTKNISDLFRVAENRMYSDKLLKSKNVRNRLILSVERELHKRFFEDPGHVERVGYLAFNLAKAAKLSPGSLDLDNLNLMTRLHDIGKVGIPKEILGKDTELTNQEWEIMQRHSEIGFRMAQSIDELVVAKAILALREHWDGSGYPRGLKGDQIPVLSRLVAIVDAYDVMTHCRPYRPAKSKEEAIQELKQGSGKQFDPSLIDLFISELTKPAKGVS; this is encoded by the coding sequence ATGATCGAGAGAGATTTTCAGAGACAATTGTTTGATAAGGAACTAAGGGTTTTAGAACAGGCGTTATTCGACATTGCTGACGGTAAGTATGAGGGAAATGAGTTTCTAACAGATTATAAGTTGATTGTAGCAAATTACGAAAAGCTGCTAACCTTTACACGTCGAATTTTTAAAATTAGCGATATTCAGGCCCACAATCTTTTACAAAGAGAAAATGAAATCAAGAACATTTTAAATAACGCTGGTCAAGGTTTTCTCACTTTTGGGCAGGATCTGATTATTAATAGAGAGTACAGTGTAGAATGCGAGAAAATATTTGGCTTTAAAATTAGCCGACTGAATATACTTGATTTACTTAGAAGCGAAGACGAAGAACAAAATGCTCTTTTTGCAGAGGTTTTCAGAACAGTCTTAGAATCCACAGAACATGAGATATTACACCAAACCATTAGTAAACTGCCTAAAGTTATAAAAAGAGAAGACCAATATCTTTCTATCGAACTGAAACCAATTCCCCCAAGCTATGAAGATGACAATCTTCTATGTATGTTGATACTTACTGATGTTACAGAGAAGCATAAGGCCCAGGAACAAGTTGCTTTTTTGAGTTTCCATGATAAACTTACGTCCTTGTACAATCGGGCCTATATTGATACCTGGTTGGAAGAGCTTCAAATGGAGGATACCTTCCCCTTGAGTGTTATCATGGCTGATTTAAATGGCCTAAAATTATCTAATGATGTATTTGGGCATATTCAGGGGGATGAACTTTTAATACGCCTGGCAAAAGTACTGCTGCAATGTACTAGGAAAACTGATATAGTGGCTCGTTGGGGAGGGGATGAATTTTTAATCCTATTACCCAGTACAGATAGTCAGGCTTGTGAAAAAGTGGCAGAACGAATAATTGCCAGCTGTAATCAGCAGGAGGGATTACCGACTGAGCTTAGTGTTTCATTAGGTATGGCGACTCAGAAAAAATTCACAAAGAATATTTCGGATTTATTCCGTGTGGCTGAAAATAGAATGTACAGTGACAAATTGTTAAAAAGCAAGAATGTACGTAATCGACTGATTCTAAGTGTAGAAAGAGAACTGCATAAAAGGTTTTTCGAAGACCCGGGGCATGTTGAGAGGGTTGGATATTTGGCCTTTAATTTGGCGAAGGCAGCTAAATTGAGCCCGGGGTCACTTGATCTGGATAATTTAAACTTGATGACAAGGCTTCATGATATAGGTAAGGTTGGCATTCCCAAAGAGATTTTAGGTAAGGATACCGAATTGACCAATCAAGAGTGGGAAATCATGCAGAGGCATAGCGAAATTGGCTTTCGTATGGCCCAATCTATCGACGAATTAGTTGTCGCGAAAGCAATCTTGGCTCTCCGTGAACACTGGGATGGATCCGGGTATCCGCGTGGATTAAAAGGGGATCAAATACCGGTGCTTTCACGACTGGTTGCGATAGTGGATGCCTATGATGTAATGACCCATTGTCGGCCATATCGACCAGCCAAGTCTAAAGAAGAAGCTATCCAGGAGTTAAAACAAGGAAGCGGGAAACAATTTGATCCCTCACTAATAGATCTTTTTATTAGTGAGTTAACGAAACCAGCTAAAGGGGTTAGCTGA
- a CDS encoding SpoIIE family protein phosphatase, giving the protein MNEIKRSGLYDKGTMWVIILACLSIALSMLLTGSLSYNITKKAVIEKLKTKDLFFIVQSAASKIDGRMARAKETSLTMARDPFLMEWVSNGEIDLNARELALKKLNSIAKDYDYSNTFLASVKTHTYWAEGGVAGRLSEANPEDKWFFETIRSKNPIYVNIDYNKERKNTFVFIDALMGNPEQPIGVTGVGLDLGDISKELSSYRYGEIGTIWLVDSLGKIHLAANLEDQGKLLEDILPADICQMVLNGVNNGMDQPEIMEYKNSDGELIDLVHQTLKSTDWQLVLQVPRKETIGFLQTIMTNTILAAVLVLVLITFVFYLVSTRIANPLKRAIKISQELERQVNERTQELKEQNIKIMDSIDYAKKLQETIIASDQEMSEAFKSSFVLWQPRDIVGGDFYWLRKMDNKVILAVADCTGHGVPGALMTMAVAPVLDHIVQAEQHLSPSEIIKELNLRMRSAMNKQGTCITDDGLDIGICIYQENTLVFAGAKIDLYHKTPGGVLRIQGDRHSIGYLRSDPNQTFRDWVVEVSKDDFFYMTTDGFLDQNGGSKNHSFGRKRFLSLLEKCGDLSSQQQRNLVNQALVDFRQEESQRDDITVIGFQV; this is encoded by the coding sequence GTGAACGAGATTAAAAGATCAGGCCTATATGACAAAGGGACGATGTGGGTTATTATATTGGCTTGTCTTAGTATTGCCCTCTCCATGCTTTTGACAGGTTCCTTAAGCTATAACATCACCAAAAAGGCTGTGATTGAAAAGCTTAAGACCAAGGATTTGTTTTTTATCGTTCAGTCGGCAGCCAGCAAAATCGATGGTAGGATGGCCAGGGCTAAAGAAACGTCCTTAACAATGGCTCGGGATCCTTTTTTAATGGAATGGGTTTCCAACGGGGAAATTGATCTCAACGCTCGAGAATTAGCCTTGAAAAAGTTAAACAGCATAGCAAAGGATTATGATTACAGCAATACTTTCTTGGCCAGTGTCAAGACACATACTTATTGGGCCGAAGGTGGAGTAGCAGGCAGATTATCTGAAGCTAATCCAGAGGACAAGTGGTTTTTTGAAACGATTCGGTCAAAGAATCCTATCTATGTAAATATTGATTACAATAAAGAACGGAAAAACACCTTTGTCTTTATTGATGCCTTAATGGGGAATCCTGAACAACCTATCGGTGTAACAGGTGTCGGATTGGATCTTGGTGATATTTCTAAGGAATTATCCTCTTATCGATATGGAGAAATCGGAACTATCTGGCTGGTCGACAGCTTAGGAAAGATTCACTTGGCAGCTAATTTAGAGGATCAGGGGAAGCTGCTAGAAGATATATTGCCGGCAGATATTTGTCAAATGGTTTTGAATGGTGTTAATAACGGCATGGATCAACCTGAAATTATGGAATACAAGAACTCTGACGGTGAACTTATTGATCTTGTGCATCAGACCCTAAAATCCACTGACTGGCAGTTAGTTTTGCAGGTTCCCAGAAAAGAAACCATTGGATTTTTACAGACCATTATGACAAATACTATTCTTGCGGCAGTATTAGTTCTGGTGCTAATAACTTTTGTCTTCTATCTGGTTTCCACTCGAATAGCTAATCCTCTGAAACGAGCTATTAAGATAAGCCAGGAGCTTGAACGACAGGTTAACGAAAGAACTCAGGAGCTAAAAGAACAAAATATCAAGATTATGGATAGCATAGATTACGCCAAGAAACTACAAGAGACAATCATTGCCTCAGATCAAGAGATGAGTGAAGCATTTAAAAGCAGTTTCGTTTTGTGGCAGCCAAGAGATATTGTAGGCGGTGATTTCTATTGGCTTCGGAAAATGGACAATAAAGTCATTTTAGCAGTGGCAGATTGCACCGGGCATGGCGTGCCCGGCGCCTTAATGACCATGGCAGTAGCCCCCGTTCTTGATCATATTGTTCAGGCAGAGCAACATTTGAGTCCCAGTGAAATTATCAAGGAACTCAACCTCAGAATGAGATCGGCAATGAATAAACAGGGTACTTGTATTACGGATGATGGTTTGGATATAGGGATATGTATATATCAAGAAAACACCTTAGTATTTGCAGGGGCCAAAATTGATCTGTATCACAAAACCCCAGGAGGTGTTCTCAGGATTCAGGGAGATCGGCATAGTATTGGATACCTGAGATCAGATCCCAACCAAACATTCCGTGATTGGGTTGTAGAAGTCTCAAAAGATGATTTCTTTTATATGACAACGGATGGATTTCTTGACCAGAATGGAGGGTCAAAAAACCATTCATTTGGACGCAAACGATTTTTATCGTTGCTAGAGAAATGCGGTGATCTTAGTAGCCAACAACAACGAAACCTCGTTAATCAAGCATTAGTTGATTTTCGTCAAGAGGAATCTCAAAGAGACGATATCACAGTAATTGGCTTTCAGGTTTAG
- a CDS encoding DUF1987 domain-containing protein: MEKLLIESTKATPLIDFDSDKSMLVLKGQSYPENAFKFYDPVFNWIDSYLATNPHEIHIEVRLSYVNTSSSKCIMMLLESFEKAFQRGVNLQLNWYCDMENESEVECAEEFKEDMTFPFEIIPEAEKN, encoded by the coding sequence ATGGAAAAGCTGTTAATAGAGTCAACAAAAGCAACGCCCCTAATAGATTTTGATTCAGATAAGAGCATGCTGGTACTTAAAGGACAATCTTATCCAGAGAATGCCTTTAAATTTTATGATCCAGTGTTTAATTGGATAGATTCTTATTTAGCCACTAATCCTCATGAAATTCACATTGAAGTTCGGCTTAGTTATGTGAATACCAGTAGTTCTAAGTGTATCATGATGCTTCTGGAAAGCTTTGAGAAGGCATTTCAGCGGGGAGTTAATCTCCAACTTAATTGGTACTGTGATATGGAAAATGAAAGTGAAGTTGAATGCGCTGAAGAGTTTAAAGAAGATATGACTTTTCCCTTTGAAATAATACCGGAGGCAGAGAAGAATTAG
- a CDS encoding SiaB family protein kinase yields the protein MFDEKMLLDLQSTLGSHGILISFSGRFSQGIIEELGEAIMEHMKAEDRPRNDIYNVFAIFVEITHNIKKYAQSKLGSDFYDQIYSSGIVTIGRNEEGYFICSGNLVEKTDAEKLANALDALIPLDKDQLKKCYKEQRKKDLPPGSTGAGLGLIDIARKSSKPLHYSMRDMQDLEFFTLTVMV from the coding sequence ATGTTTGACGAAAAGATGCTCTTAGATTTACAAAGTACATTAGGTTCTCACGGAATTTTAATCAGCTTTTCTGGCCGTTTTTCCCAAGGCATTATAGAGGAGCTTGGGGAAGCTATTATGGAACATATGAAGGCAGAGGATCGTCCCCGGAATGATATCTATAATGTTTTCGCGATTTTCGTTGAAATTACGCATAATATTAAAAAATATGCTCAATCAAAGCTAGGTAGTGATTTTTATGATCAGATATATAGTTCGGGAATTGTGACTATCGGTCGAAATGAAGAAGGATATTTTATTTGCTCGGGAAATTTAGTTGAGAAAACCGATGCAGAGAAGTTGGCAAATGCCCTGGACGCTTTGATTCCCTTAGATAAAGACCAGCTTAAAAAGTGTTATAAAGAACAAAGAAAAAAAGATCTTCCGCCTGGAAGCACCGGAGCAGGTCTGGGCCTCATTGATATAGCCAGAAAATCCAGCAAGCCTTTGCATTATTCCATGCGGGATATGCAGGACTTAGAATTCTTTACCCTTACAGTTATGGTTTAA
- a CDS encoding MgtC/SapB family protein, translating to MYITEYEMAFRLFIACVFGGVVGFEREKNDSPAGFRTHILVSLGSALVMILSMYGFNDFATVNKDPARLAAQVVSGIGFLGAGTILRDKTSVKGLTTAASLWVVAAIGLAAGAGFYFSSFFVTLLVFLTLERSVETYFFRNSQTIRVEAINGTCKVKDINRLLESHSIVPQNISMTLLKEDHNRTTIEYKVRTPFRKIDMEQIIEDINEIDGIFSAEQVGNTDSSLLVSMTNVFTRFKRPNKPSL from the coding sequence ATGTATATTACAGAGTATGAGATGGCATTTAGACTTTTTATAGCATGTGTATTTGGTGGTGTGGTTGGTTTTGAGAGAGAAAAAAATGATAGTCCCGCAGGATTTAGGACTCATATTTTAGTTTCCTTAGGCTCTGCTTTAGTAATGATATTATCAATGTATGGATTTAATGACTTTGCGACAGTAAATAAAGACCCTGCTCGCCTGGCTGCCCAAGTTGTTTCCGGTATCGGCTTTTTGGGAGCTGGTACAATCTTAAGAGATAAGACCTCGGTTAAAGGCTTAACGACGGCAGCTTCGTTATGGGTAGTTGCGGCGATAGGGTTAGCGGCTGGAGCAGGATTTTATTTCTCATCATTTTTTGTAACACTTCTAGTTTTTCTTACCTTAGAACGTTCTGTGGAAACATACTTTTTCAGGAATAGTCAAACTATAAGAGTTGAAGCTATTAATGGAACCTGTAAAGTAAAAGATATTAATCGTTTGCTTGAATCTCACAGTATTGTTCCGCAAAACATTTCTATGACCCTATTGAAAGAAGATCACAATAGAACTACCATTGAATATAAAGTAAGGACGCCCTTTCGGAAAATTGACATGGAGCAAATTATCGAAGACATCAATGAAATTGACGGGATATTCTCAGCAGAACAAGTAGGAAATACTGATAGTTCCTTGTTAGTATCTATGACTAACGTGTTTACTCGATTCAAAAGACCTAATAAGCCTTCGCTGTAA
- a CDS encoding exodeoxyribonuclease III, whose translation MKLISWNVNGIRACVKNGFLDFFQKENADIFCLQETKVQADQIPFNLEGYYQYWNFAQKKGYSGTAIFTKKEPMKICYGIGQEEHDKEGRVITLEFEKHYVVTVYTPNSQRGLARLEYRMKWEEEFLKFIKDLEKNKPVIFCGDLNVAHEEIDLKNPSSNRKNAGFSMEERNKFGEIIKSGFIDTFRYFYPDKTNAYTWWSYMFNARVNNAGWRIDYFCVSEILKDRLKAAVIYNDVMGSDHCPVGLEMEE comes from the coding sequence ATGAAATTAATCTCATGGAATGTTAATGGAATTAGGGCTTGTGTAAAAAATGGTTTTTTGGACTTTTTCCAGAAGGAAAATGCGGATATTTTTTGTCTTCAGGAAACGAAAGTTCAGGCAGATCAAATCCCCTTTAATTTGGAGGGCTATTATCAGTATTGGAATTTTGCTCAAAAAAAGGGCTACTCAGGAACGGCCATTTTCACTAAGAAGGAGCCGATGAAGATTTGCTATGGAATAGGCCAGGAAGAGCATGATAAAGAAGGAAGAGTTATAACTCTGGAATTTGAAAAACACTATGTAGTAACGGTATATACTCCAAATTCTCAAAGAGGGTTAGCACGACTGGAATACAGAATGAAATGGGAAGAAGAATTTTTAAAGTTCATTAAAGATCTCGAAAAAAACAAACCCGTCATCTTCTGTGGAGACTTGAATGTTGCCCATGAGGAAATTGATCTTAAAAATCCGAGTTCTAACAGAAAGAATGCGGGATTTTCAATGGAAGAAAGAAATAAATTCGGAGAAATCATTAAGAGTGGCTTTATAGATACATTTAGGTATTTTTATCCGGATAAGACAAATGCCTATACTTGGTGGTCTTATATGTTCAATGCAAGAGTCAATAATGCCGGATGGCGCATTGATTACTTTTGTGTATCAGAAATCTTAAAAGATCGATTGAAAGCTGCAGTTATTTATAATGATGTCATGGGTTCAGATCATTGCCCTGTTGGCTTGGAAATGGAAGAATAA
- a CDS encoding response regulator transcription factor produces MSVVLIVEDELLELEFLKSIVAEELHPEDKLITCDNGIQAVKLAKQYRPDVIIMDILIPEMDGLQALQEIKKFLPQVCVVILSACSDFSYAQTAIRLRVQDYLLKPIKPSVFKQVFHDLLTTVADNKIDSDEEIVEQQTDQIYLIEKSLKYIHDNFKQKLPLQLVSSKVFLNPQYFSRIFKKEVGVSYIDYVNKLKIEYACKLLETTDYPAYRISSECGFTDPSYFNRVFVQQMNMTPKAYRRKHLCDSEV; encoded by the coding sequence ATGAGCGTAGTTTTAATTGTCGAAGATGAATTACTCGAATTAGAATTTCTCAAATCGATTGTAGCAGAAGAGCTGCACCCTGAAGATAAACTGATCACCTGTGATAACGGTATTCAAGCAGTCAAACTTGCCAAACAATACCGTCCGGATGTTATAATAATGGATATACTCATTCCTGAGATGGATGGCTTGCAGGCCCTTCAGGAAATCAAGAAATTCCTCCCCCAGGTATGTGTTGTGATTCTATCAGCCTGTTCGGACTTTTCCTATGCTCAAACAGCAATCCGGCTCCGTGTTCAGGACTACCTCTTGAAACCAATCAAACCCTCTGTCTTCAAACAGGTATTTCACGACTTATTAACAACAGTTGCGGACAACAAGATTGATTCTGACGAGGAAATTGTGGAACAACAAACAGATCAGATTTATCTTATCGAGAAATCCTTAAAATACATTCATGATAACTTTAAACAAAAATTGCCCCTGCAGTTAGTTTCCTCGAAAGTATTTTTGAACCCCCAGTATTTTAGTCGTATCTTTAAAAAAGAAGTTGGAGTCAGCTATATAGACTATGTCAATAAATTAAAGATAGAGTATGCTTGTAAATTATTAGAAACAACGGATTATCCAGCCTATCGAATTTCTAGTGAGTGTGGCTTTACAGATCCCTCATATTTTAATCGTGTTTTTGTACAGCAGATGAACATGACTCCTAAAGCTTACCGCAGAAAACATCTGTGTGATAGTGAAGTGTGA
- a CDS encoding histidine kinase yields MDKTNETLKNLLDANLYSRYSGLLSLSNISLQLIDTNGQILLEFNPSPDFCKFICQEDETRICSDYNSRLEPGKKLRFNCRYGLANILLPVEINNQTIGYVVGAQVYSTDSEYQKYLIDINELAKEKELAPEFIAKSIAAIRTIEENKIEIHEQICNHITQNISYDFSQSINTADKAIARLSIEKEMLEKKIIDLEAKNMSLLINPHFLFNTLNSIARIAYFEKSHTTEELIYCLSDLLRYNLKQDDELHTIGAEIDNIEKYLYIQKIRFKNRLEYEIDIADNIKPYRIPNMIIQPVVENALIHGITPKRDGGKIKITAEKYKNDINISVMDNGNGFPKEVLQSLQDSENKLGIGFRSTDNRLKRYFGENYGLKIAKSDYSGSTVTISIPTKPNARR; encoded by the coding sequence ATGGACAAGACAAATGAAACTTTAAAAAACTTATTAGATGCCAATCTGTATTCAAGATATAGTGGTCTACTATCACTTTCTAATATATCCCTGCAACTGATTGATACTAATGGACAAATATTACTTGAGTTTAATCCCTCTCCGGATTTCTGTAAATTTATCTGCCAGGAAGATGAGACTCGAATATGTTCAGACTATAACTCAAGATTAGAACCAGGTAAGAAATTACGCTTCAACTGCCGGTATGGACTGGCGAATATTCTTTTGCCGGTTGAGATTAATAACCAAACCATAGGTTATGTTGTCGGAGCTCAGGTTTACTCAACAGACAGTGAGTATCAGAAGTATCTTATTGATATAAACGAATTGGCGAAGGAGAAAGAACTAGCACCGGAGTTTATCGCAAAATCGATTGCGGCAATACGGACGATTGAAGAAAATAAAATTGAAATTCACGAACAAATTTGCAACCATATTACCCAAAACATAAGCTATGATTTTTCACAAAGTATTAACACTGCAGATAAAGCGATTGCGCGCTTATCCATTGAAAAAGAAATGCTGGAAAAAAAGATCATCGATCTTGAAGCCAAAAATATGTCCTTGCTCATTAACCCTCATTTTTTATTTAATACCCTAAATTCTATTGCCAGAATTGCCTATTTCGAAAAATCTCATACAACAGAAGAACTAATTTACTGTCTCTCAGATTTATTGCGCTATAATTTAAAGCAAGACGATGAGTTACACACCATTGGGGCAGAGATAGATAACATTGAAAAATACCTCTATATTCAGAAGATAAGATTTAAAAATCGTTTAGAATATGAGATCGATATTGCGGATAATATTAAGCCCTATAGAATACCTAACATGATCATCCAGCCGGTTGTTGAGAATGCACTTATCCATGGCATTACTCCTAAAAGGGATGGGGGTAAGATAAAAATTACCGCTGAAAAATATAAAAATGATATTAATATTTCGGTCATGGACAATGGTAACGGTTTTCCTAAAGAAGTCTTACAAAGCTTGCAAGATTCGGAAAATAAATTGGGCATAGGTTTCCGCAGCACGGACAACCGATTGAAACGATATTTCGGGGAGAATTACGGCTTGAAAATTGCAAAGTCCGACTATAGTGGAAGTACTGTCACCATCTCGATTCCCACCAAACCTAATGCGAGGAGATAG
- the eutM gene encoding ethanolamine utilization microcompartment protein EutM produces MNKSDALGLIETRGMVGAIEAADAMVKAANVTLMGYEKVGGALVTVMVRGDVGAVKAATDAGAAAAQRVGELISVHVIPRPHGDVEMMLPGGKKA; encoded by the coding sequence ATGAATAAATCAGACGCTTTAGGATTAATCGAAACCAGAGGTATGGTAGGAGCAATTGAAGCAGCAGATGCTATGGTTAAAGCAGCCAATGTTACGCTGATGGGTTATGAAAAAGTCGGTGGTGCTTTGGTAACTGTTATGGTAAGAGGAGATGTTGGGGCTGTAAAAGCTGCAACTGATGCCGGTGCTGCTGCCGCTCAACGTGTTGGAGAATTAATCTCAGTTCATGTTATTCCACGTCCACACGGTGACGTAGAGATGATGCTTCCCGGTGGTAAAAAAGCTTAA